Proteins from a single region of Pungitius pungitius chromosome 4, fPunPun2.1, whole genome shotgun sequence:
- the LOC119227622 gene encoding SHC-transforming protein 1-like isoform X2, with amino-acid sequence MREQTSPRFKSQTGLLPGMLKRTKYSRLRSDSLTPLEDRPQRGLPSKRDLCLHSDFAQVDPRVATTHQGPSTLRDFIPRVASVRWQSPVPPRGQASTDRDGPVNGHADGPLSRAGRGSGPEQRLCGRPALDGAPSDGQNLTHAALRCTKRPITLHRVAGLPWTSDCAPCSQHGGGPLKTPSAAEDGTPVGTESKTVHHHIKYMGSVEVTQSMRTLDFDMRMKVTREAISRLCERTSAVKTRRPVCKALPALLGQINLQFSGSRIVLTVSTDSVSMIAASSFQIAHHPMQAVSFASGGDPDMANYIAYVAKDLVNQRACHILECPRGRASEVINSIGQAFEDRFRRLLNPAPSLLSNRSAAKMCPKWSPEERATDPKANQDVEASEQRDYYNVVPRKTPPAGGGEENEPDPDIFGVCSFEPLSLYENCSVTEETPAPPAESVACEAIAEPSETLTQDLIQEEVWFHGRLGRDLAESLLTHHGDFLVRESSSASGQYVLSGMEGATARHLLLVDPLGQVRTRDQVFLSVGHLVRFHMENKMPIISGSIELCLRQPILQRH; translated from the exons ATGAGAGAGCAAACCTCACCCAGGTTCAAATCACAGACGGGACTCTTACCAG GCATGTTGAAGCGCACCAAATACAGTCGTCTGCGCAGCGATTCGCTGACGCCCCTGGAGGATCGGCCCCAGAGGGGGCTGCCCTCCAAGCGGGACCTTTGCCTCCACTCTGATTTTGCCCAGGTGGACCCCCGGGTCGCGACCACACACCAGGGGCCGTCCACCCTGAGGGACTTCATCCCCCGCGTGGCCAGCGTCCGATGGCAAAGTCCAGTTCCCCCGAGGGGGCAGGCGAGCACGGACCGGGACGGGCCCGTTAACGGACACGCCGACGGACCCTTGTCCAGAGCGGGACGGGGCTCGGGGCCCGAGCAGAGGCTTTGTGGCCGTCCTGCCCTCGATGGGGCCCCGTCCGATGGGCAAAACCTAACTCACGCCGCTCTGCGCTGCACCAAGAGACCCATCACCCTGCATCGGGTGGCCGGCCTCCCCTGGACCAGCGACTGCGCCCCCTGCTCGCAGCACGGAGGCGGCCCTTTGAAGACCCCCTCGGCTGCAGAGGACGGCACGCCGGTGGGGACGGAAAGCAAAACGGTTCACCATCACATCAAG TACATGGGTAGTGTGGAGGTGACCCAGTCCATGAGGACCCTCGACTTTGATATGAGAATGAAAGTCACACG AGAGGCAATCAGTAGACTGTGTGAgaggacatcagcagtgaaaACTAGAAGG CCTGTGTGCAAAGCGCTGCCTGCCCTTCTGGGTCAAATCAACCTTCAGTTTTCAGGGAGTAGAATCGTCCTCACTGTCTCCACAGACAGCGTGTCAATGATCGctgcctcctcctttcag ATTGCCCACCACCCCATGCAGGCTGTTTCATTTGCCTCAGGAGGAGATCCA GACATGGCTAATTACATTGCTTATGTTGCCAAGGACCTCGTCAACCAGAGAG CATGTCACATCCTGGAGTGCCCGAGGGGTCGTGCCAGCGAGGTGATCAACAGCATCGGTCAGGCCTTCGAGGATCGCTTCCGACGACTTCTCAACCCCGCGCCGTCGCTCCTCTCCAACAG GTCAGCGGCGAAGATGTGTCCCAAATGGAGCCCGGAGGAGAGAGCGACGGACCCAAAGGCCAACCAGGACGTTGAGGCCAGCGAGCAGCGCGACTACTACAACGTGGTCCCCAGGAAGACGCCGCCCGCTGGCGGGGGAGAGGAAAACGAACCGGATCCTGACATATTTGGG GTTTGTTCCTTTGAGCCTCTTTCCCTGTATGAGAACTGCTCCGTCACAGAAGAAactccagctccacctgcag AGTCGGTGGCGTGTGAGGCCATTGCTGAACCTTCTGAGACACTGACCCAGGACCTGATCCAGGAGGAAGTTTGGTTCCACGGCAG ATTGGGAAGGGATCTGGCGGAGTCACTCCTCACCCACCACGGGGATTTCCTGGTCAGAGAGAGCAGCTCTGCGTCTGGTCAGTACGTTCTCAGCGGGATGGAGGGAGCCACCGCGCgtcacctgctgctggtggatcCACTTGGGCAG GTGCGGACCCGTGATCAGGTGTTTTTGAGTGTTGGTCACCTGGTGCGTTTCCACATGGAGAACAAGATGCCCATCATCTCTGGAAGCATTGAGCTGTGTCTGAGACAGCCGATCCTACAaagacactaa
- the LOC119227622 gene encoding SHC-transforming protein 1-like isoform X1, with product MREQTSPRFKSQTGLLPGMLKRTKYSRLRSDSLTPLEDRPQRGLPSKRDLCLHSDFAQVDPRVATTHQGPSTLRDFIPRVASVRWQSPVPPRGQASTDRDGPVNGHADGPLSRAGRGSGPEQRLCGRPALDGAPSDGQNLTHAALRCTKRPITLHRVAGLPWTSDCAPCSQHGGGPLKTPSAAEDGTPVGTESKTVHHHIKYMGSVEVTQSMRTLDFDMRMKVTREAISRLCERTSAVKTRRPVCKALPALLGQINLQFSGSRIVLTVSTDSVSMIAASSFQKIAHHPMQAVSFASGGDPDMANYIAYVAKDLVNQRACHILECPRGRASEVINSIGQAFEDRFRRLLNPAPSLLSNRSAAKMCPKWSPEERATDPKANQDVEASEQRDYYNVVPRKTPPAGGGEENEPDPDIFGVCSFEPLSLYENCSVTEETPAPPAESVACEAIAEPSETLTQDLIQEEVWFHGRLGRDLAESLLTHHGDFLVRESSSASGQYVLSGMEGATARHLLLVDPLGQVRTRDQVFLSVGHLVRFHMENKMPIISGSIELCLRQPILQRH from the exons ATGAGAGAGCAAACCTCACCCAGGTTCAAATCACAGACGGGACTCTTACCAG GCATGTTGAAGCGCACCAAATACAGTCGTCTGCGCAGCGATTCGCTGACGCCCCTGGAGGATCGGCCCCAGAGGGGGCTGCCCTCCAAGCGGGACCTTTGCCTCCACTCTGATTTTGCCCAGGTGGACCCCCGGGTCGCGACCACACACCAGGGGCCGTCCACCCTGAGGGACTTCATCCCCCGCGTGGCCAGCGTCCGATGGCAAAGTCCAGTTCCCCCGAGGGGGCAGGCGAGCACGGACCGGGACGGGCCCGTTAACGGACACGCCGACGGACCCTTGTCCAGAGCGGGACGGGGCTCGGGGCCCGAGCAGAGGCTTTGTGGCCGTCCTGCCCTCGATGGGGCCCCGTCCGATGGGCAAAACCTAACTCACGCCGCTCTGCGCTGCACCAAGAGACCCATCACCCTGCATCGGGTGGCCGGCCTCCCCTGGACCAGCGACTGCGCCCCCTGCTCGCAGCACGGAGGCGGCCCTTTGAAGACCCCCTCGGCTGCAGAGGACGGCACGCCGGTGGGGACGGAAAGCAAAACGGTTCACCATCACATCAAG TACATGGGTAGTGTGGAGGTGACCCAGTCCATGAGGACCCTCGACTTTGATATGAGAATGAAAGTCACACG AGAGGCAATCAGTAGACTGTGTGAgaggacatcagcagtgaaaACTAGAAGG CCTGTGTGCAAAGCGCTGCCTGCCCTTCTGGGTCAAATCAACCTTCAGTTTTCAGGGAGTAGAATCGTCCTCACTGTCTCCACAGACAGCGTGTCAATGATCGctgcctcctcctttcag AAGATTGCCCACCACCCCATGCAGGCTGTTTCATTTGCCTCAGGAGGAGATCCA GACATGGCTAATTACATTGCTTATGTTGCCAAGGACCTCGTCAACCAGAGAG CATGTCACATCCTGGAGTGCCCGAGGGGTCGTGCCAGCGAGGTGATCAACAGCATCGGTCAGGCCTTCGAGGATCGCTTCCGACGACTTCTCAACCCCGCGCCGTCGCTCCTCTCCAACAG GTCAGCGGCGAAGATGTGTCCCAAATGGAGCCCGGAGGAGAGAGCGACGGACCCAAAGGCCAACCAGGACGTTGAGGCCAGCGAGCAGCGCGACTACTACAACGTGGTCCCCAGGAAGACGCCGCCCGCTGGCGGGGGAGAGGAAAACGAACCGGATCCTGACATATTTGGG GTTTGTTCCTTTGAGCCTCTTTCCCTGTATGAGAACTGCTCCGTCACAGAAGAAactccagctccacctgcag AGTCGGTGGCGTGTGAGGCCATTGCTGAACCTTCTGAGACACTGACCCAGGACCTGATCCAGGAGGAAGTTTGGTTCCACGGCAG ATTGGGAAGGGATCTGGCGGAGTCACTCCTCACCCACCACGGGGATTTCCTGGTCAGAGAGAGCAGCTCTGCGTCTGGTCAGTACGTTCTCAGCGGGATGGAGGGAGCCACCGCGCgtcacctgctgctggtggatcCACTTGGGCAG GTGCGGACCCGTGATCAGGTGTTTTTGAGTGTTGGTCACCTGGTGCGTTTCCACATGGAGAACAAGATGCCCATCATCTCTGGAAGCATTGAGCTGTGTCTGAGACAGCCGATCCTACAaagacactaa